The following proteins are encoded in a genomic region of Haloarcula marina:
- a CDS encoding Zn-ribbon domain-containing OB-fold protein, producing MSPDQDQRRGHDAFLDAVDADDAFYVECSNGHGSLPPRRACPHCGDQQLAERSLPGTGRVQAHTVVHVPTEEFAGRAPYVTAIADFGPVTLTGLVVDSRAEDVENGMTVAVDTDETPEGDTPALVFVPR from the coding sequence ATGAGTCCTGACCAGGACCAGCGACGAGGGCACGACGCGTTCCTCGATGCCGTGGACGCGGACGACGCGTTCTACGTCGAGTGCTCGAACGGACACGGGTCGCTTCCGCCGCGTCGTGCGTGTCCGCATTGCGGTGACCAGCAACTCGCGGAGCGGTCCTTGCCCGGGACGGGACGCGTGCAGGCCCACACGGTCGTCCACGTGCCGACAGAGGAGTTCGCCGGGCGAGCGCCGTACGTGACCGCGATAGCGGACTTCGGTCCCGTCACGCTGACCGGTCTCGTCGTCGATTCGCGCGCCGAGGATGTCGAGAACGGGATGACGGTCGCCGTCGATACCGACGAGACGCCGGAGGGTGACACGCCAGCGCTCGTGTTCGTTCCGAGATAA
- a CDS encoding thiolase domain-containing protein produces the protein MSSVRVAGVGLTPFGEHPNRTTRDLFAEAGVAAMADAGVDAEVIDAVYFGNFVGELADAQGHQGPIAAECLGVDAPATRFESACASSGVAVRHAVRAIESGDADVVVVGGAERMTHAGTDAATGMLATAADALYEVSAGMTFPGAYALMTDAYFDAYGGSRRDLAHVAVKNHEHALENEHAQFQFSVSVDDVLDAPTVASPLGLLDACPVTDGASALVLVSETVAREADVTAPVEVTGSGQGTDKIALQDRESLSRTPATETAATEAYEAAGITPADVDVVEVHDCFTSAEVFALEALGLFEAGEAITAARDGTTRRDGDLPVNLSGGLKAKGHPVGATGASQLVEMTRLLRGDHPNSEYVADATTGITHSAGGTVASTTVHVLEECT, from the coding sequence ATGTCGAGTGTAAGAGTTGCTGGCGTAGGTCTGACTCCGTTTGGAGAACATCCAAATCGAACGACACGGGACTTGTTTGCCGAGGCGGGGGTGGCAGCAATGGCAGATGCGGGAGTCGACGCTGAAGTGATAGACGCCGTCTACTTCGGCAATTTCGTCGGCGAACTGGCCGACGCACAGGGCCATCAGGGACCGATAGCGGCCGAGTGTCTCGGTGTCGACGCTCCCGCGACCCGATTCGAGAGCGCGTGTGCGTCGAGCGGCGTCGCGGTCCGGCACGCCGTCCGCGCAATCGAGAGCGGCGACGCCGACGTAGTCGTCGTCGGCGGTGCCGAGCGGATGACCCACGCCGGAACCGACGCGGCGACGGGAATGCTGGCGACGGCCGCCGACGCGCTGTACGAAGTCAGCGCCGGGATGACGTTCCCCGGCGCGTACGCGCTGATGACGGACGCCTACTTCGACGCGTACGGGGGGTCTCGACGGGACCTCGCACACGTCGCCGTGAAGAATCACGAACACGCCCTCGAGAACGAACACGCGCAGTTCCAGTTCTCGGTGAGCGTCGACGACGTGCTCGACGCGCCGACGGTGGCGTCGCCGCTCGGACTGTTAGACGCGTGTCCCGTCACCGACGGGGCCAGTGCACTCGTCCTGGTCAGCGAGACGGTCGCGCGCGAAGCGGACGTTACCGCGCCGGTCGAGGTGACGGGGTCGGGGCAGGGGACCGACAAGATAGCCCTGCAAGACCGCGAATCGCTTTCCCGGACCCCGGCGACAGAGACGGCGGCCACCGAGGCGTACGAAGCGGCCGGTATCACGCCTGCCGATGTCGACGTGGTCGAGGTCCACGACTGTTTCACCAGCGCCGAAGTGTTCGCGCTGGAGGCACTGGGCCTGTTCGAAGCGGGCGAGGCGATAACCGCCGCCCGCGACGGAACCACGCGACGGGACGGTGACCTCCCCGTCAATCTCTCCGGCGGCCTCAAAGCGAAGGGGCACCCCGTCGGCGCGACCGGGGCGAGTCAACTCGTGGAGATGACGCGCCTCCTCCGCGGCGACCACCCGAACAGCGAGTACGTTGCCGACGCGACGACCGGCATCACGCACAGTGCTGGCGGCACGGTCGCCAGCACGACAGTCCACGTCTTGGAGGAATGCACATGA
- a CDS encoding gamma carbonic anhydrase family protein has protein sequence MERAVLGASPEIADTAFVSEMAYAVGDVRVGERASLWPFVCLRGDREPVTVGDESNVQEFSMLHGATIGDGVTVGHNVVIDYATVEDSALVGMSSTVQQDAVVRSDSIVAPGCVVTEGQTVPEGHVAYGVPARTQPLDADKREEIARVHELYVDHAATYKDAGLE, from the coding sequence ATGGAACGCGCAGTACTGGGAGCGAGTCCCGAGATTGCAGATACCGCCTTCGTCTCGGAGATGGCGTACGCCGTCGGTGACGTGCGAGTGGGCGAGCGAGCGAGTCTCTGGCCGTTCGTCTGTCTCCGTGGCGACCGAGAACCCGTCACCGTCGGTGACGAGTCGAACGTCCAGGAGTTCTCGATGCTCCATGGTGCGACCATCGGCGACGGCGTCACGGTGGGCCACAACGTGGTCATCGACTACGCCACCGTGGAGGATTCCGCGCTCGTGGGGATGTCGAGTACCGTCCAGCAGGACGCCGTGGTGCGCTCTGACAGCATCGTCGCCCCGGGCTGTGTGGTTACCGAGGGCCAGACCGTCCCCGAAGGACACGTCGCCTACGGCGTCCCGGCGAGGACGCAACCGCTCGACGCCGACAAACGCGAGGAGATAGCCCGCGTCCACGAACTCTACGTCGACCACGCGGCGACCTACAAAGACGCCGGACTCGAATGA
- a CDS encoding diacylglycerol/lipid kinase family protein: MQVGSRRCIVNPVSGEGDHAEYVERLMRARGFAVERTEGPGHGVELGRAAGEDGVSEVAVCGGDGTINEVLRGLHDADHLGEVTLSVVPKGTANLLAGTIGIDDFQQGVEVADTGETRAVDVGLADGEPFLVSCIAGLPADASVATSGDLKARFGMLAFLVTGVQEAVEFEGLDITVDAVGEDGPVTWSGEATCLLVGNARKFVERGGQANMEDGLLDVAIVERMPTGNLVAEAVAHRLLATDTDGVTHVRARDISVDGHGEPVTFSRDGELAEHMRLDFDVEPRTLSLRVGPSYDPDPA, translated from the coding sequence ATGCAGGTCGGGTCACGGCGGTGCATCGTCAACCCAGTGAGCGGCGAGGGCGACCACGCCGAGTACGTCGAGCGACTGATGCGGGCGCGCGGATTCGCGGTCGAACGGACCGAGGGGCCGGGCCACGGCGTCGAACTCGGTCGGGCGGCGGGCGAGGACGGCGTCTCGGAGGTGGCCGTCTGCGGCGGCGACGGCACCATCAACGAGGTACTCCGCGGACTACACGACGCCGACCACCTCGGCGAGGTAACGCTGAGCGTCGTCCCGAAGGGGACGGCGAACCTCCTCGCCGGAACTATCGGCATCGACGACTTCCAGCAGGGGGTCGAAGTGGCCGATACCGGTGAGACGCGGGCCGTCGACGTGGGACTCGCCGACGGCGAACCGTTCCTCGTCTCCTGTATCGCGGGTCTCCCGGCGGACGCGAGCGTCGCCACGTCCGGCGACCTCAAGGCCCGGTTCGGGATGCTCGCCTTCCTCGTCACCGGGGTCCAGGAGGCCGTGGAGTTCGAGGGCCTCGACATCACCGTCGACGCCGTCGGCGAGGACGGCCCGGTGACGTGGTCCGGCGAGGCGACGTGTCTGCTGGTCGGGAACGCCCGGAAGTTCGTCGAGCGCGGCGGGCAAGCGAACATGGAGGACGGCCTGCTGGACGTGGCTATCGTCGAGCGCATGCCGACCGGAAATCTCGTCGCCGAGGCGGTGGCGCACCGATTGCTGGCGACGGACACCGATGGGGTGACGCACGTCCGCGCGCGCGACATTTCCGTCGACGGCCACGGCGAACCCGTGACGTTCAGCCGCGACGGCGAACTCGCCGAACACATGCGCCTCGACTTCGACGTGGAACCGCGAACGCTCTCGCTGCGGGTCGGCCCGTCCTACGACCCGGACCCGGCGTAG